The following coding sequences lie in one Rutidosis leptorrhynchoides isolate AG116_Rl617_1_P2 chromosome 4, CSIRO_AGI_Rlap_v1, whole genome shotgun sequence genomic window:
- the LOC139839808 gene encoding probable serine/threonine-protein kinase PBL17, which translates to MGTCFSSEYDEQHCFQTKPGEIQQTPNKDALKIPSKQSVLDSPNIKSPSSIVVINKDVKDLRQNPGYSNLDIFTYDEMRIATKLFRPDQVLGEGGFGVVYKGVIDENVRPGYAKIQVAVKELDPEGIQGDREWLAEVNYLGQLQHPNLVKLIGYCCEEDHRLLVYEYMASGSLEKNLFRRVCDTLTWSRRMKIALDAAKGLAFLHDAERPIIYRDFKTSNILLDAEFNAKLSDFGLAKEGPMGDQTHVSTRVMGTYGYAAPEYVMTGHLTARSDIYGFGVVLLEMLIGRRAMDKSRPSREHNLVEWARPLLVHNKKLVRILDPRMEGQYSSKTAIKVANLAYQCLSQNPKGRPVMTQVVETLESIQTRDLGQEEALFQSGSGSVTLFEAPDFKKKENQVKGDGENEVPMEIKIS; encoded by the exons ATGGGTACTTGTTTTAGTTCTGAGTATGATGAACAACATTGTTTCCAGACAAAGCCAG GAGAAATTCAACAAACACCAAATAAAGATGCATTGAAGATTCCATCAAAACAGAGTGTTTTGGATTCACCGAATATTAAAAGTCCCAGTAGTATAGTGGTGATCAACAAAGATGTTAAAGATTTAAGGCAGAATCCTGGATATAGTAATCTTGATATATTTACATACGATGAGATGCGAATAGCCACCAAATTATTTAGGCCCGATCAAGTTCTAGGTGAGGGTGGATTCGGTGTTGTTTATAAAGGAGTTATTGATGAAAATGTGAGACCCGGTTATGCAAAAATTCAAGTTGCTGTTAAAGAGCTCGATCCCGAAGGAATTCAAGGTGATAGGGAATGGCTG GCTGAAGTGAATTATTTAGGGCAATTGCAACACCCGAATCTTGTGAAGCTCATTGGATATTGTTGTGAGGAAGATCATCGTCTTTTGGTGTATGAGTATATGGCATCCGGGAGCTTAGAGAAAAATTTGTTTCGCA GAGTATGCGATACGTTAACTTGGTCAAGAAGAATGAAGATTGCTTTAGATGCTGCAAAAGGGCTTGCTTTTCTACATGATGCTGAAAGGCCTATCATTTATCGGGATTTCAAAACATCAAATATCCTGTTGGATGCG GAGTTCAATGCAAAGCTGTCGGATTTTGGACTAGCGAAGGAGGGGCCAATGGGAGATCAAACCCATGTGTCGACTCGAGTTATGGGTACCTACGGATATGCTGCTCCTGAGTATGTCATGACTG GACACTTGACTGCAAGAAGTGATATATATGGGTTTGGGGTGGTGCTTCTCGAGATGTTAATTGGACGAAGAGCCATGGACAAGAGCCGCCCTAGCCGTGAACACAACCTTGTCGAATGGGCTAGACCGCTTCTTGTTCACAACAAGAAACTTGTAAGAATACTAGACCCGAGAATGGAAGGTCAATATTCATCAAAAACCGCCATAAAAGTTGCCAATCTGGCCTACCAATGTCTCAGTCAAAATCCTAAAGGTAGGCCCGTTATGACCCAGGTCGTTGAGACACTCGAGTCTATTCAGACCCGCGACCTTGGTCAAGAAGAGGCTCTTTTTCAAAGTGGGAGCGGGAGTGTGACGTTGTTTGAGGCCCCGGACTTCAAAAAGAAGGAAAATCAAGTCAAAGGTGATGGCGAAAACGAGGTCCCAATGGAGATTAAGATATCTTAG